A section of the Saccharopolyspora gregorii genome encodes:
- a CDS encoding GNAT family N-acetyltransferase, which translates to MSDLAAWPAAAPLLTVRLRLEPLRVEHARETAPVLDDVRLHEWTGGEPRSADELAARYRWQVAGHSPDGEQGWLNWIVRGRADGRVRGTVQATLTRPEPGLLRAALAWVVGTEHQGHGYAQEAARAMAGWLHEQGVGELTAHIRAGHRRSSAVARAVGLSPTSAVVDGEVVWSDRAR; encoded by the coding sequence GTGTCCGATCTCGCGGCCTGGCCGGCCGCCGCGCCGCTGCTGACGGTTCGACTGCGGCTGGAACCGCTGCGGGTCGAGCACGCGCGGGAGACCGCGCCGGTCCTCGACGACGTGCGGCTGCACGAGTGGACCGGTGGGGAACCGCGTTCCGCCGACGAGCTCGCGGCGCGCTACCGGTGGCAGGTGGCCGGGCACTCCCCGGACGGCGAGCAGGGCTGGCTGAACTGGATCGTGCGCGGCCGCGCCGACGGGCGGGTTCGCGGCACCGTGCAGGCCACGCTCACCCGCCCGGAGCCGGGGCTGCTGCGGGCCGCGCTCGCCTGGGTCGTCGGCACCGAGCACCAGGGCCACGGCTACGCGCAGGAAGCGGCGCGTGCCATGGCCGGCTGGCTGCACGAGCAGGGCGTCGGCGAGCTGACCGCGCACATCCGTGCCGGACACCGGCGGTCGAGCGCGGTCGCCCGCGCGGTGGGCCTGTCCCCGACCTCGGCGGTCGTGGACGGGGAGGTCGTCTGGTCCGACCGGGCCCGGTGA
- a CDS encoding MarR family winged helix-turn-helix transcriptional regulator has product MTGTGNDDSAVRASREVRVVVGRLRRRLRELAVGDDLTPSQTSVLTRLGKEGDSSASVLAVAEGVRPQSMASTLAALDQHGLIERRPDPADGRRQLITLSDAGKRRAEGDRQARREWLTTALQERCTEQERHVIIEAMALLERVAER; this is encoded by the coding sequence ATGACGGGAACCGGGAACGACGACTCGGCGGTGCGCGCCTCCCGCGAGGTGCGGGTGGTGGTCGGCAGGCTGCGGCGCAGGCTGCGCGAGCTGGCCGTCGGCGACGACCTCACCCCCTCGCAGACCTCGGTGCTCACCCGGCTCGGCAAGGAGGGCGACTCCTCGGCCAGCGTGCTCGCGGTCGCCGAAGGGGTGCGGCCGCAATCGATGGCCAGCACGCTCGCCGCCCTCGACCAGCACGGGCTCATCGAACGCCGCCCCGACCCGGCCGACGGCCGCAGGCAGCTCATCACGCTCAGCGACGCGGGCAAGCGCCGCGCCGAAGGCGATCGGCAGGCCCGCCGCGAATGGCTCACCACCGCCCTGCAGGAACGCTGCACCGAACAGGAACGACACGTGATCATCGAGGCGATGGCGCTGCTGGAACGGGTCGCGGAGCGGTGA
- a CDS encoding GNAT family N-acetyltransferase, whose protein sequence is MSEQPQVQDHPERNRFEITVGGELAGFADYRRTPGHVDLVHTEIDPAHQGAGLAGTLAKSALESLRAEGVQVTPSCSYIAAYIRKHPDYLDLVPESARAAL, encoded by the coding sequence ATGAGCGAACAACCGCAGGTGCAGGACCACCCGGAGCGCAACCGGTTCGAGATCACCGTCGGCGGCGAGCTCGCCGGGTTCGCCGACTACCGGCGCACCCCCGGGCACGTCGACCTGGTGCACACCGAGATCGACCCCGCCCACCAGGGCGCCGGGCTCGCCGGGACGCTCGCGAAGTCCGCGCTCGAGTCGCTGCGCGCCGAAGGAGTGCAGGTCACGCCGTCCTGCTCCTACATCGCCGCCTACATCCGCAAGCACCCCGACTACCTCGACCTGGTGCCCGAGTCCGCGCGCGCCGCCCTCTGA
- a CDS encoding glycosyl hydrolase family 28-related protein yields the protein MPSPELPDTGRDPRWRRRAVTAAVALLAAGTTAPATAAAEPDARAGAQTPFTSGEAEDAETNGTVLGPDLTQGSLASEASGRRAVTLDGPDRYVEFTLGADANALTVSGNVPDGTEGTVTVSVNGERLDTPLRVTSEYSYLDTPDIEGSTTHHLFDHARLLLDRDLHAGDVVRLQPGTVPSYTVDVADFEQVAPAPEAPQGSVSVLDTGADPTGAEDSAAAFTAAIEQARAAGTEVWVPEGRFRIDSPLAVEQVSIIGAGPWRSVLLSSHLIDQTESAGGVRLRDFAVLGDVTDRVDDSPDNFATGSLGAGSEVTGLWLQHLKVGMWLTGNNDDLLVEGNRILDTTADGINLNGSARGVRVRNNFLRNTGDDSLAMWSLHAPDTGSSFTGNTVIAPNLANGIAVYGGTDLQVRDNLVADTNALGSGIAISNQAFAAPFFPLSGTIEVTGNELVRTGAMNPNRQHPMGALRVDAYDSPIEAEVRIAGTTATGSPYSVFEFSSGGGQGHEVRGVTVEGAELRGVGTVVVQAETGGAARFEQVTAESVGAAGVYNCPDRGTFTVDLGAGNSGWDDIWPCGTWPEP from the coding sequence GTGCCGAGCCCCGAACTCCCCGACACCGGCCGCGATCCGCGGTGGCGCCGCCGCGCCGTGACGGCCGCGGTCGCGCTGCTGGCCGCGGGCACCACCGCGCCGGCCACCGCGGCCGCCGAACCCGACGCGCGCGCCGGCGCGCAGACCCCGTTCACCTCGGGGGAAGCCGAGGACGCCGAGACCAACGGCACCGTGCTGGGCCCCGACCTCACCCAGGGCAGCCTCGCCTCGGAGGCCTCCGGGCGGCGCGCGGTGACCTTGGACGGCCCGGACCGGTACGTCGAGTTCACCCTCGGCGCCGACGCGAACGCGCTGACCGTCTCCGGCAACGTCCCGGACGGCACCGAGGGCACCGTGACCGTCTCGGTCAACGGTGAACGCCTCGACACCCCGCTGCGGGTCACCAGCGAGTACTCCTACCTCGACACCCCGGACATCGAAGGGTCGACGACCCACCACCTGTTCGACCACGCCCGCCTGCTGCTGGACCGCGACCTGCACGCCGGGGACGTGGTGCGGCTCCAACCGGGCACGGTGCCCTCCTACACCGTCGACGTCGCCGACTTCGAACAGGTCGCCCCCGCCCCCGAGGCGCCGCAGGGCTCGGTGTCCGTGCTCGACACCGGTGCCGATCCGACCGGCGCCGAGGACTCCGCGGCCGCGTTCACCGCCGCGATCGAGCAGGCCAGGGCCGCGGGCACCGAGGTGTGGGTGCCCGAAGGCCGGTTCCGCATCGACTCCCCGCTGGCCGTCGAACAGGTCTCGATCATCGGCGCCGGGCCGTGGCGGTCGGTGCTGCTGAGCTCGCACCTGATCGACCAGACCGAGTCCGCGGGCGGGGTGCGGCTGCGCGACTTCGCGGTGCTCGGCGACGTCACCGACCGGGTCGACGACTCCCCGGACAACTTCGCCACCGGCAGTCTCGGCGCGGGTTCCGAGGTGACCGGGTTGTGGTTGCAGCACCTCAAGGTCGGCATGTGGCTGACCGGGAACAACGACGACCTGCTCGTCGAGGGCAACCGGATCCTGGACACCACCGCCGACGGCATCAACCTCAACGGGTCGGCCCGCGGCGTGCGGGTGCGGAACAACTTCCTGCGCAACACCGGCGACGATTCGCTGGCCATGTGGTCGCTGCACGCGCCCGACACCGGCAGCTCGTTCACCGGCAACACCGTGATCGCGCCGAACCTCGCCAACGGCATCGCCGTCTACGGCGGCACCGATCTGCAGGTGCGGGACAACCTGGTCGCCGACACCAACGCGCTGGGCAGCGGCATCGCGATCTCCAACCAGGCGTTCGCGGCTCCGTTCTTCCCGCTCAGCGGCACGATCGAGGTGACCGGCAACGAGCTGGTGCGCACCGGGGCGATGAACCCGAACCGGCAACACCCGATGGGGGCGCTGCGGGTGGACGCGTACGACTCGCCCATCGAGGCCGAGGTCCGGATCGCCGGGACGACCGCGACCGGCAGCCCGTACTCGGTGTTCGAGTTCTCCTCCGGCGGCGGGCAGGGCCACGAGGTCCGCGGCGTCACCGTCGAGGGCGCGGAGCTGCGCGGCGTGGGCACGGTCGTCGTGCAGGCCGAGACCGGCGGTGCGGCCCGCTTCGAGCAGGTCACCGCGGAGTCCGTGGGCGCGGCCGGGGTGTACAACTGCCCGGACCGGGGGACGTTCACCGTCGATCTCGGCGCCGGCAACAGCGGCTGGGACGACATCTGGCCGTGCGGGACGTGGCCCGAGCCGTGA
- a CDS encoding exonuclease domain-containing protein — protein sequence MTNPTSSWADGPLLAFDLETTGTDTGTDRIVTGTLISIVPGREPQVRTWLADPGVEIPAEAAEVHGISTDHAREHGRPAAEVAAEIAEALTDTWHPTRPLCVFNAPFDLSLLDSELRRHHGRKLEVTGPVVDPRCLDKRFDRYRKGKRTLGALCEHYRVRLDSAHDATADALACARLAWRLAKTHPDEIGTRALAALHEDQTGWHRDQQHDFAGFLDRQADRATDTAEADGLRARAADVRARAEHWPLALVAEPA from the coding sequence ATGACCAACCCCACGTCGTCCTGGGCGGACGGGCCGCTGCTGGCGTTCGACCTGGAAACCACCGGAACGGACACCGGCACCGACCGGATCGTCACCGGCACCCTGATCTCCATCGTGCCCGGCCGCGAACCGCAGGTCCGCACCTGGCTGGCCGACCCCGGTGTGGAGATCCCCGCCGAGGCCGCCGAAGTGCACGGCATCAGCACCGACCACGCTCGCGAGCACGGCCGCCCCGCCGCGGAGGTCGCCGCCGAGATCGCCGAAGCGCTGACCGACACCTGGCACCCGACGCGGCCGCTGTGCGTGTTCAACGCGCCGTTCGACCTGTCGCTGCTGGACTCGGAGCTGCGCCGCCACCACGGGCGGAAGCTGGAGGTGACCGGGCCGGTCGTCGATCCGCGCTGCCTGGACAAGCGGTTCGACCGCTACCGCAAGGGCAAGCGCACCCTCGGCGCCCTGTGCGAGCACTACCGGGTGCGGCTGGACTCCGCGCACGACGCCACCGCCGACGCGCTGGCCTGCGCCCGGCTGGCGTGGCGGCTGGCCAAGACCCACCCGGACGAGATCGGCACCCGCGCCCTCGCCGCCCTGCACGAGGACCAGACCGGCTGGCACCGCGACCAGCAGCACGACTTCGCCGGGTTCCTCGACCGCCAGGCCGACCGCGCCACCGACACCGCCGAAGCCGACGGGCTGCGGGCCCGCGCGGCCGACGTGCGCGCCCGCGCCGAGCACTGGCCGCTGGCGCTGGTCGCCGAACCGGCCTGA
- a CDS encoding SDR family NAD(P)-dependent oxidoreductase, translating into MSSSSHHSAESGRGVLVTGASRGIGRAIATAFAQAGDRVAVHCSSRPEDAARTLDSLPGSGHVLVRADLADPGQVQRLVGEAVDGLGALDVLVNNAAVMTPHPPATTSYADWQAAWRSTVEVNLLGAANLSHQVAAHLIERGATGRIVNVGSRGAFRGEPDHPAYAASKAALHALGQSLAVALAPHGIAVVSVAPGFVETERVAGRLAGQQGADIRAQSPFGRVAAPEEVASAVLYLASPEATWSSGAVLDVNGASHLRT; encoded by the coding sequence ATGTCGAGTTCTTCCCACCACTCGGCCGAATCCGGGCGCGGGGTGCTGGTCACCGGCGCTTCGCGCGGTATCGGGCGGGCCATCGCGACCGCGTTCGCCCAGGCCGGGGACCGGGTGGCCGTGCACTGCTCCTCTCGGCCCGAGGACGCCGCCCGCACCCTCGATTCGCTGCCCGGTTCCGGGCACGTGCTGGTGCGGGCCGACCTCGCCGACCCCGGCCAGGTGCAGCGCCTGGTCGGGGAGGCGGTCGACGGGCTCGGCGCCCTCGACGTGCTGGTCAACAACGCGGCGGTGATGACCCCGCACCCGCCCGCGACCACCTCCTACGCCGACTGGCAGGCCGCGTGGCGCAGCACCGTCGAGGTGAACCTGCTGGGCGCGGCGAACCTGAGCCACCAGGTGGCCGCGCACCTCATCGAACGCGGCGCCACCGGGCGCATCGTCAACGTCGGGTCGCGCGGCGCGTTCCGCGGCGAACCCGACCACCCGGCGTACGCGGCGAGCAAGGCGGCGCTGCACGCGCTCGGCCAGTCGCTGGCGGTGGCGCTGGCGCCGCACGGCATCGCGGTGGTCTCGGTGGCGCCGGGGTTCGTCGAGACCGAACGCGTCGCGGGCCGGTTGGCGGGGCAGCAGGGCGCCGACATCCGGGCGCAGAGCCCGTTCGGCCGGGTCGCGGCGCCGGAGGAGGTCGCTTCGGCCGTGCTGTACCTGGCCTCACCGGAGGCGACCTGGTCCTCGGGCGCGGTGCTCGACGTCAACGGCGCGTCCCACCTGCGCACCTGA
- a CDS encoding MFS transporter encodes MTATGQERFDRKLIAPMVLGSALNPVNSSMIAVALVPIGAALGAPPAETAWLVSALYLATAIGQPVVGRLVDLHGPRRLFLAGAALLGIAGVLGALAPNLGVLVVARVLIGFGTCAGYPAAMHLIRSESRRTGRDSPNGVLTALAISAQTIAVVGPTLGGLLIGFGGWRTVFAVNIPLSLACLVLGALRLPRGGGHESGSGSLDVPGIALFAATLSALLLFLMEPSTAHWYLPVLAVAAGAGFAVRELRAAEPFLDLRVLAGNPPVLGTFARTLLAFTVSYAFLFGYTQWMEQGRGLTPTKSGLVLLPMFLTGIVVSSTTGRSDGVRGKLLVGGLAQLVACALLLFVGARSGIWLLVAIAVVVGIPQGLISLANQKALYHQADPERMGSSAGLLRTFTYVGAMVAAAAGGTFLSGGADTTGLHGLALFLIVVAALLLVVTVLDRTLRRLGPAAVR; translated from the coding sequence GTGACCGCCACCGGGCAGGAGCGCTTCGACCGGAAGCTGATCGCCCCGATGGTGCTCGGGTCGGCGCTGAACCCGGTGAACTCCTCGATGATCGCCGTGGCGCTGGTGCCGATCGGCGCCGCCCTCGGCGCGCCACCCGCCGAGACGGCGTGGCTGGTGTCCGCGCTGTACCTGGCCACCGCCATCGGCCAGCCCGTGGTGGGCAGACTGGTGGACCTGCACGGCCCGCGGCGGCTGTTCCTCGCCGGTGCGGCGCTGCTCGGGATCGCCGGAGTGCTCGGGGCGCTGGCGCCGAACCTCGGCGTGCTCGTCGTCGCGCGGGTGCTGATCGGCTTCGGCACCTGCGCGGGCTACCCGGCGGCGATGCACCTGATCCGCAGCGAATCGCGGCGCACCGGGCGGGACAGCCCGAACGGGGTGCTGACCGCGCTGGCGATCTCCGCGCAGACCATCGCCGTGGTCGGCCCCACCCTCGGCGGGCTGCTGATCGGGTTCGGCGGCTGGCGCACCGTGTTCGCGGTGAACATCCCGCTCTCGCTGGCCTGCCTGGTGCTCGGTGCGCTGCGGCTGCCCCGCGGCGGCGGGCACGAATCCGGTTCGGGTTCGCTCGACGTGCCCGGCATCGCGCTGTTCGCGGCGACGCTGAGCGCGCTGCTGCTGTTCCTGATGGAGCCTTCCACCGCGCACTGGTACCTGCCGGTGCTCGCGGTCGCCGCCGGGGCCGGGTTCGCGGTGCGGGAGCTGCGCGCGGCGGAACCGTTCCTGGACCTGCGGGTGCTGGCCGGGAACCCGCCGGTGCTGGGCACCTTCGCGCGGACGCTGCTGGCGTTCACCGTCTCCTACGCGTTCCTGTTCGGCTACACCCAGTGGATGGAGCAGGGCCGCGGGCTCACGCCCACCAAATCCGGGCTGGTGCTGCTGCCGATGTTCCTCACCGGCATCGTCGTGTCCAGCACCACCGGCCGCAGCGACGGCGTCCGCGGCAAGCTGCTCGTCGGCGGCCTGGCCCAGCTGGTGGCGTGCGCGCTGCTGCTGTTCGTCGGCGCGCGCAGCGGGATCTGGCTGCTGGTGGCGATCGCGGTCGTCGTCGGCATCCCGCAGGGGCTGATCAGCCTCGCCAACCAGAAGGCGCTCTACCACCAGGCCGACCCCGAGCGGATGGGTTCCTCCGCCGGGTTGCTGCGCACCTTCACCTACGTCGGGGCGATGGTCGCGGCCGCCGCAGGCGGCACCTTCCTCAGCGGGGGAGCCGACACCACCGGGCTGCACGGCCTCGCCCTGTTCCTGATCGTCGTCGCCGCCCTGCTGCTGGTGGTGACGGTGCTCGACCGCACCCTGCGGCGCCTCGGGCCCGCGGCGGTGCGGTGA
- a CDS encoding carboxylesterase/lipase family protein has product MAEPIATTTSGRVRGIRGGGVVRFRAVPYAAAPTGDLRFAAPRPAPRWDGVRAADRVGPVAPQQAAGELPGLDVSVLRGPEWSGGDDYLTAEITRPDQDGAGLPVLVFVHGGAFVSGGGAAPLYDGAAFARSGVVLVAINHRLGAEGFAPIGETNVGLRDQLAALRWVRENAAAFGGDPGNVTVCGQSSGAMSIADLLGSPLLDGLVDRAIVQSGHTGMTRSRDLGRALVESLARHLGVPATAEAFRRVGVRELLAAQAAVMAPGGAPDLRDEHGHDPSFRLSAFLPVHGDDVLPVPPGEAVAAGSAAGIDVLVSTCREEMALYLAASGVVDSTTDEQAVAALGASHPDASGVLAAYGLGRRPAGEALSAALTDLVFRLPAREFAARHRDSGGRTHVAEFTWRSPRFGGRLGACHGLELPFVFHNLAVATGPTGLLGEEPDRALADRLHGAWVSFVATGDPGWPEHRGGHVFTAGPEPGAAGPR; this is encoded by the coding sequence GTGGCAGAACCGATCGCCACCACCACGTCGGGGCGGGTCCGCGGGATCCGCGGCGGCGGGGTGGTGCGCTTCCGCGCGGTGCCCTACGCGGCCGCACCCACCGGTGACCTGCGGTTCGCGGCCCCACGACCGGCGCCGCGCTGGGACGGGGTGCGCGCGGCGGACCGGGTCGGGCCGGTCGCGCCGCAGCAGGCCGCGGGGGAGCTGCCGGGCTTGGACGTCTCGGTGCTGCGCGGCCCGGAGTGGTCCGGCGGCGACGACTACCTGACCGCCGAGATCACCCGCCCGGACCAGGACGGCGCCGGGCTGCCGGTGCTGGTGTTCGTGCACGGCGGCGCGTTCGTCAGCGGCGGCGGCGCGGCACCGCTCTACGACGGGGCCGCGTTCGCCCGCTCCGGGGTGGTGCTGGTCGCGATCAACCACCGGTTGGGAGCGGAGGGCTTCGCCCCGATCGGGGAGACGAACGTGGGATTGCGCGACCAGCTGGCCGCGCTGCGCTGGGTGCGGGAGAACGCCGCCGCGTTCGGCGGCGACCCGGGCAACGTCACGGTGTGCGGGCAGTCCTCCGGGGCGATGAGCATCGCGGACCTGCTCGGTTCGCCGCTGCTGGACGGGCTGGTGGACCGGGCGATCGTGCAGAGCGGGCACACCGGCATGACCCGCTCGCGGGACCTGGGTCGGGCGCTGGTGGAGTCGCTGGCGCGGCACCTGGGCGTTCCCGCGACGGCGGAGGCGTTCCGGCGGGTCGGGGTGCGGGAGCTGCTGGCCGCGCAAGCAGCGGTCATGGCGCCCGGCGGTGCTCCGGACCTGCGCGACGAGCACGGCCACGACCCGTCGTTCAGGCTCAGCGCGTTCCTGCCGGTGCACGGCGACGACGTGCTGCCGGTGCCGCCGGGCGAGGCGGTGGCCGCGGGCAGCGCGGCCGGGATCGACGTGCTGGTGAGCACCTGCCGGGAGGAGATGGCGCTGTACCTGGCGGCCTCCGGCGTCGTCGACTCCACCACCGACGAGCAGGCCGTCGCCGCGCTCGGTGCCTCGCACCCGGACGCGTCCGGCGTGCTCGCGGCCTACGGGCTGGGGCGGCGCCCGGCGGGCGAGGCGCTGTCGGCGGCGCTGACCGACCTGGTGTTCCGGCTGCCGGCCAGGGAGTTCGCCGCGCGCCACCGCGATTCGGGTGGGCGCACGCACGTCGCCGAGTTCACCTGGCGCTCGCCGCGCTTCGGCGGCCGGCTGGGTGCCTGCCACGGGTTGGAGCTGCCGTTCGTGTTCCACAACCTGGCGGTCGCCACCGGGCCGACCGGGCTGCTCGGGGAGGAGCCGGACCGTGCTCTGGCGGATCGGCTGCACGGGGCGTGGGTGTCGTTCGTGGCCACCGGCGACCCGGGGTGGCCGGAGCACCGCGGCGGGCACGTGTTCACCGCGGGACCCGAGCCGGGGGCCGCCGGGCCCCGGTGA
- a CDS encoding hydrolase, protein MSLSTLDPRTALVVIDLQNGIAGAPGTPHTTADVVQRCVRLAEVFREHDAPVVLVRVSFAADGADAAPGRTSAGGGRREFPEGWDRIIDELAGHPADIVVTKRNWGAFHGTDLDVQLRRRGVTQIVLGGIATSLGVESTARAAHEHGYHVTLATDAMTDLDAEAHRNSLERIFPRLGETGTTDEVVDLFESTR, encoded by the coding sequence ATGTCCCTGAGCACGCTCGACCCGCGCACCGCGCTGGTCGTCATCGACCTGCAGAACGGCATCGCCGGCGCGCCCGGAACCCCGCACACCACCGCCGACGTGGTGCAGCGCTGCGTCCGGCTCGCCGAGGTGTTCCGCGAGCACGACGCCCCGGTCGTGCTGGTGCGGGTCAGCTTCGCCGCCGACGGCGCCGACGCCGCGCCGGGCCGCACCTCCGCCGGGGGCGGCCGCCGCGAGTTCCCGGAGGGCTGGGACCGGATCATCGACGAACTCGCCGGCCACCCCGCCGACATCGTGGTGACCAAGCGGAACTGGGGCGCCTTCCACGGCACCGACCTGGACGTGCAGCTGCGGCGCCGCGGCGTCACCCAGATCGTGCTCGGCGGCATCGCCACCAGCCTCGGCGTGGAGTCCACCGCGCGCGCCGCGCACGAGCACGGCTACCACGTCACACTGGCCACCGACGCGATGACCGACCTCGACGCGGAGGCGCACCGCAACAGCCTGGAGCGGATCTTCCCGCGCCTCGGCGAAACGGGGACCACCGACGAGGTCGTCGACCTGTTCGAGTCGACCCGCTGA
- a CDS encoding pirin family protein, with protein sequence MSNTEPDPAERTVCDGPPTGTAEPRADLLEPRDVPLGGPRAMRVRRTLPHRDLRMVGAWCFVDSYGPTDLGGGPGMQVPPHPHIGLQTVSWLLDGEILHQDSLGNARLVRPGQLNLMTAGGGIAHSEQTPAEHSPVLHGVQLWIAQPERDRNGPAHFEQHADLPVLTEDGGRITVINGELGGATSPARTCTPLVGAEIALRPGGRVRLPLRPDFEHAVLALSDPVEVDGTALTTGSLLHLGEGRREVLLSAESASRALLIGGAPFDEELVMWWNFVARTHEEVVEARRDWEAERTGPSPDRFGAVPGYDGAALPAPEPPRARLRARPRARHLER encoded by the coding sequence GTGAGCAACACCGAGCCGGACCCCGCCGAACGCACCGTCTGCGACGGGCCGCCCACCGGCACCGCCGAACCCCGCGCGGACCTGCTCGAACCGCGCGACGTGCCGCTGGGCGGGCCGCGGGCGATGCGGGTGCGGCGCACCCTGCCGCACCGGGACCTGCGCATGGTCGGCGCCTGGTGCTTCGTGGACTCCTACGGTCCGACCGACCTCGGCGGTGGTCCGGGGATGCAGGTGCCCCCGCACCCGCACATCGGGTTGCAGACCGTCAGCTGGCTGCTCGACGGCGAGATCCTGCACCAGGACAGCCTCGGCAACGCGCGGCTGGTGCGGCCCGGGCAGCTGAACCTGATGACCGCGGGCGGCGGCATCGCCCACTCCGAGCAGACCCCGGCCGAGCACTCCCCGGTGCTGCACGGCGTGCAGCTGTGGATCGCCCAGCCCGAACGGGACCGCAACGGGCCAGCCCACTTCGAGCAGCACGCCGACCTGCCGGTGCTCACCGAGGACGGCGGCCGCATCACCGTGATCAACGGCGAGCTCGGCGGCGCCACCTCACCGGCCCGCACCTGCACCCCGCTGGTCGGCGCCGAGATCGCGCTGCGCCCCGGTGGGCGGGTGCGGCTGCCGCTGCGCCCGGACTTCGAGCACGCGGTGCTGGCGCTGTCGGATCCGGTGGAGGTCGACGGCACCGCGCTCACCACCGGCTCGCTGCTGCACCTCGGCGAAGGGCGCCGGGAGGTCCTGCTGTCCGCGGAATCGGCGAGCCGGGCCCTGCTGATCGGCGGGGCGCCGTTCGACGAGGAACTGGTCATGTGGTGGAACTTCGTCGCCCGCACCCACGAGGAGGTCGTCGAAGCGCGCCGCGACTGGGAGGCCGAGCGCACCGGCCCCAGCCCGGACCGGTTCGGAGCCGTGCCCGGCTACGACGGCGCCGCGCTGCCCGCGCCCGAACCACCCCGCGCACGCCTGCGCGCCCGCCCCCGGGCCCGGCACCTGGAGCGCTGA